From a single Apium graveolens cultivar Ventura chromosome 2, ASM990537v1, whole genome shotgun sequence genomic region:
- the LOC141706980 gene encoding cyclin-D4-2-like, with translation MPPLVKSHNSSLFPFQSPPNLQINQNPIITNTHFSTINLPLFFLYSPHSFLCFPFHLYTHNIEMAPSLDCAVSSLLCAEENESICFDDDFVEDYQSFDFYEMGRDKNQNFIVEEGFLGGLVPLQSDECVDLMVVKECEHLPAGVYVERLRNGGLDFKARQEAVDWISKAHSHFSFGPLCAYLSVNYLDRFLSAYQLPSGKEWMMQLLAVACLSLAAKMEETEVPLCLNLQVGESKFLFEAKTIQRMELLVLSTLKWRMQSITPFSFIDYFLTKVMGDHIASRLPIFRSTQLILSMIKGIDFLEFRPSEIAAAVALSAAGETQTVDTEKALYELDHHLQKDRVAKCVELIKRSSSSSLSAISSNGSNGLVQSSLPQSPIGVIDAACISYKSDETTVGTCVNSSHYSDNTKRRRLNQTHCIGVLRK, from the exons ATGCCCCCATTGGTGAAGAGCCACAACTCTTCACTTTTTCCTTTTCAATCTCCTCCAAATTTGCAAATAAACCAAAACCCCATCATCACAAACACGCATTTCTCTACTATAAACCTCCCCCTCTTTTTTCTTTACTCACCACATTCATTTCTCTGCTTCCCATTTCATCTATACACTCATAATATAGAAATGGCTCCTAGTCTTGATTGTGCTGTTTCAAGCCTATTGTGTGCTGAAGAAAATGAAAGTATTTGTTTTGATGATGATTTTGTTGAAGACTATCAAAGTTTTGATTTTTATGAAATGGGTCGTGATAAAAATCAAAACTTTATTGTTGAAGAGGGGTTTTTGGGTGGTTTAGTACCTTTGCAGAGTGATGAGTGTGTGGATTTGATGGTTGTAAAAGAATGTGAGCATTTGCCTGCTGGTGTTTATGTCGAAAGATTGCGAAATGGGGGTTTGGATTTTAAGGCTAGACAAGAGGCTGTTGATTGGATTAGTAAG GCACATTCCCATTTCAGTTTTGGACCTCTGTGTGCATATTTATCAGTTAACTACTTGGATAGATTCCTGTCTGCCTATCAGTTGCCA TCGGGCAAAGAATGGATGATGCAATTGTTGGCTGTTGCTTGTTTATCTCTGGCAGCGAAAATGGAGGAGACTGAGGTGCCATTATGCTTAAATTTACAG GTTGGTGAATCGAAATTTCTATTTGAAGCAAAAACCATACAGAGGATGGAACTTCTTGTTTTAAGTACATTGAAGTGGAGAATGCAATCAATCACCCCATTCTCATTTATTGATTATTTCCTTACTAAAGTGATGGGAGATCATATTGCATCGAGATTGCCAATTTTCAGATCAACACAGCTTATATTAAGCATGATAAAAG GGATTGACTTCTTGGAATTCAGGCCTTCTGAAATTGCAGCTGCAGTGGCCCTGTCTGCTGCAGGAGAAACTCAAACAGTTGATACTGAGAAGGCATTATATGAACTTGATCACCATTTGCAAAAG GATAGAGTGGCAAAGTGTGTTGAACTGATAaagagatcatcatcatcatccctAAGTGCAATTAGTAGTAATGGTTCCAATGGATTAGTTCAATCTTCATTGCCCCAAAGCCCAATTGGTGTGATAGATGCAGCTTGCATAAGCTATAAAAGTGATGAAACAACAGTTGGAACATGTGTAAACTCTTCTCATTATAGTGATAACACTAAAAGGAGGAGGCTAAATCAGACACATTGCATTGGAGTTTTAAGAAAGTGA